In Dermacentor variabilis isolate Ectoservices chromosome 1, ASM5094787v1, whole genome shotgun sequence, the genomic stretch ATGCGCCGGTACCGATATACGACCGCTTTATCAGAGACCTTTGCGCATCTGAACTCGGCCATTACAGTTCTCAGCGGCCGAAACGTGTCAGTGGTTCTGCGGAATCACCGTTTCTGTTGAATCTCCCAATCGATTCCCTGTCTATTAAACCTCCCAATCCGGACGTTAGGCTTATAGGCGACTTACTTTTAGAGAGTCAGCAGCACACAAGTTTGTGGTGCTCCCTATATACAGATTACAAGCCCGCTTTCTCTATGTTCGTTTGTGGATTCTTTGAAAATTGACCCTAAACACGCCGAAGACCGGACTGAAGCCGGAAGAAGGACGCGGTAAAGCATGAATTATATGCTCTAAACAGCTGatgctttggaaaaaaaaaatgtcagaaatCTGATCCTATTGCATTATCATGATTTCGAACCGCTCTGTCTCTTGATGGTAGCGTTCGCGCTGAGTAAATACTATAACGAACACACGTCCTTGCCATATCGAACCATAGCGCGGAGGCTTGACAAAACATTACCCTGCTTTTCTGTTCGATGTCTATCGAGGAACGGCCTAAGAGGAATGCTACACAGTAGTCCCACCCAATTTCAGCGGCGGCATGGAGCAGAGTCTTGTTGTTCTGAAAAGAGGAAAAGACAAAGAATCAGAATGATATTTAAGTGTACTAAAGCTGTCGGAAATTATTATAATATTTACAAGCTCACCTTGTCCACTATTGAGCTCTCTGTGCGGCCTAGTTTGTCAAGCTTCATCCAGAGTTCGTTGAATAAGACAGTATTCATCTTCTGTATCGCCAGATGAATCGCGTTGTATCCTTCCTAGGGCAACGGAATtgcgcaaatacacgcaaaagaCTATTATGTATCTTGCTGCACATAGTGCTCAATTATCGAAAAGAAAAGTGTTTGTAGTGAAACCAATGTACAGTCATGAACAGACGATTCGAGATCAATagtgccacaattttttttcttcatagccTGGACATGCCAGCTGAAATGAAGTGGTGCACTCTATACATGCGTGTGTTCGACCAATGGAATATATTGAATTACACGTTGCAAAGCTATCCTAGCagaatttttttaatgctgtagTTTTTAAACTTTCGCTCTCGACTGTACAGCATTCATTACTGCTGTCTTGAGCTCGTGAGTGGTGCGCTGCTGCCTGGGCGTGACATtctctatatttatttatttatttatttatttatttatttatttatttatttatttatttatttatttgtttgtttattcatgGTATTCTACTCGAAGCACGGCAGGTTTGAGGGTGGCTTTGCTTAGCACAGGATCCCAAATGGTCAAGTCCCCAGTGTTTGAGCAGGCTTTATCTTCTCGTCTCGCAACGATAACAATCGGAGCTGTGAAGGACTGGCCGCCTGCGATACGGCCTCGATTTGTGTGCCTCATGACATTGAGGGCTCCCTTGTCGTAAAGCGCGGGGCACGGATAACGTACCGCTGACCTAAACAATCAAAAGCAACGTGAACGAGCGCCTTCGTTCACAGCGCACACGCACACCGCGCAGAGCAGTGCTCCAGTGCTCTTCACGGTCGTGGCGGCCACttagctggcaaaaaaaaaaaaaagaaatatttcgtCCAGCGAAAACACACCGCAACGACAAAAGGTCCAGCAGAAATGTGGCGCAGTGACCACTAGCGCACGTGAAGAATCAAAAACACGCACTTTAAGAAGACAGGCGGTGAAGGAGGAAACAATTTTATGGCGTTCATTATTCGGTCAGGTGTCTTATTATAAATCACGGACTTCTTTATATCAGCAAAGAAATTAACATTTAAAGAAACATTTTCTGACGTGCTCTTGTAAAAGGATAATCACTATAAGTATATATAGCGGTCTTAAGACAAGAAAGGCACAAACGCAGTGGTGGGCCTTTCTACTATATCTGAATCGACTAATGTGTCAGGTTACCTCCACTTAacgcaaatgtaaaaaaaaaattgtcctgtTCTGcgcctatatttttttcttgcgtctGTAAATCAACCTAGTAGGACAAATGCTCGACACGTCTACGCATAACTAAAGAAGTAATAGTTATCTTGGCATCAGTATTTCTTTGAAATCCATGACTGTAAACTGATGCGTTGTCTAGTTTGCCAACAACTTCTTTTTTCTGTCTACTGAGTGCTCTAAAATTTCCAGAAGTACAGGCGTGATCCTTTCTTTGTCATGAGTCTACAAGAACCGAAGAGGTCGTCTCAAATTTTATCGCTCATTCGAGTACCAGATCGAAAAAAACAGCATTGTAGTCGTTCATCAACCCTGTATGGCATCGCGATTTCCTAAACAACAAATTTTCAGGACCGAAGGGCGGTAAATGTTCGGTAACTTCTGAACATCTATCCTTTTCAATTGATTGCTTTCGTACAGCACAAAGAGCATGTGAACTCGATATTCGCGGATCGATGGGGTATAGTTACAGTAACATGGTAGAGCACTACGTCACGACACTAACACaggcattttttttcgtttctgttgCGTTTTAACTTGAGTTACATATGTTCACGTTAAAGCAAAATTCGATCAAGCTGAGCTTTACATCATCGTAGCCGAACTGACCAGATCATCTCAGAACGTACCACTTTTACCACAAAACTTAGCTTCCCTAACCGTTTGTGCAGGTGCAAATATTTGGTGAAGATATGCGCGCTGAACTTAGTTTATGCAGGCGATCAGCCTAAATGCCTGGTTGGCGATGCTTGCCTGGTTGACGATGGTTGCGTCAGCGTTCCCCTGCAGTAGCTTCAAAGCAATGTCCGTGTGGCCTTGACTTATGGCGAGAATTACAGGCGTGCTTCCGTCCTTTAAGTAAACAGAGAAGGTAACGCCGTTACGACATGATGCAAGCTGACCTGTCACGGTAAATTTATAGAACAGATTGTGAGCCTCATACAGTTCTCCAAGAAATTATTATGCGAAGAGGCATGACATATTATTAATTTGATGCTAAAATTCAATTAAAGACGTTGATTAAGGCAAGTGAAAATGGGTCATGGTGACGCGAGATTACATACGATTTTTAATGAACCGAGACACATCCGTCTCATGCAATTATATTTTAGTCATGGAATGGGTTTTCAAAacaagaaatgaatgaaaaggGACAATCTGACCATACATGGTGGCCTTCAGCACACTGTGCGCTATGTCATGGCGGGCTGAGAAATATTGCAAATCCGTATAACTGAGGCTCAAAGGGGTTAGCGTGCATGTATTCTTTTTTGGCTTTGCCCCGAAGATGGGTACCCTCCGCAGTGGTACACAGCAGGCGGAATGTGCGGCGTTTCATTATTTTCCGTAAACATACATAAGAAGGAAGGATTGCAATGTCTACCGCTCATTGCGTTGACCCGTGAATAAGAGAGCAAAAGACGTCTCGTAGTTGCACGCATGTTGCGTTTAAGGTTTCACCAGCTAGTAAGCACGGTTGCCTGCGCCGGTGACGTATACCTCCAGCAACCATGCAGTCAAGAGACGATCATAAAGACAATGTCAATAAGCACTTCAGAAGACAGCCAATCAGTAACCTCTTATGCTGACAGCACTTTCGCATTTGCTGCTATGCGAAGTAGTTCGGACACCTAAAAAGAGGTTACCCCTCCGCTTGCCCTGGTACAAAGCGCGTCTCTCCATGTACCCACCCGTGCCTTTGATTGGTGGCTGCATACTGTGGTATGAGAAAAATGAGACTCACCCTGGCGGTGACATTTACATCGTTTCCAGCATTGAGTAGCGCTTCTACTGATGGATGGTGCCCGCAGTAGGCTGCAGCAAGTAATGGCGATCTCTTGTACTGAAAAG encodes the following:
- the LOC142568304 gene encoding uncharacterized protein LOC142568304, with product MVRKKQLDRAKKRSRWKADEEEPKWDSTVCHALEALQGFVFQGANDRCKSALLKELYKRSPLLAAAYCGHHPSVEALLNAGNDVNVTARDGSTPVILAISQGHTDIALKLLQGNADATIVNQASIANQAFRLIACIN